In Gimesia benthica, a single window of DNA contains:
- a CDS encoding Gfo/Idh/MocA family protein, whose protein sequence is MSDSVNRRTFLGQTAAAATAAGITAPAILSAANKAPSEKVTIGIMGMQRGLALAKTFGALDGVEIKYVCDTDDTRAGKAAQTVEKATKKKPQAIGDFRKILDDKDVDALIVAAPNHWHAPGTILGCSAGKHVYVEKPCCHNPKEGEMMVEAARKNKRAVQMGSQRRSSESIQEGIQQLKEGIIGDVHLARAYYWSARGSIGKGKPAAVPPELNYDLWQGPAPRQKYVDNLIHYNWHWFWKYGNGELGNNGVHSLDLCRWGLGAEIPNRVVSSGGRYFYNDDQQTPDTHVVAFEFDGGKQITWQGTSCNRHKNDFVIFFGSKGNLILGTSGGYTVLDAKDKEVKKVDGNQGMSEHAQNFVDAIRNNEPLNLNAEIEIGNKSTLLCHLGNIAHRTGRTLQCDTSNGHIIDDKDAMTFWGREYEPGWEPKV, encoded by the coding sequence ATGTCCGATTCCGTCAATCGTCGTACTTTCCTGGGACAGACTGCCGCAGCTGCCACCGCTGCCGGCATCACCGCCCCGGCGATTCTGTCCGCCGCCAACAAAGCCCCCAGTGAGAAAGTTACCATCGGCATCATGGGGATGCAGCGTGGTCTGGCCCTGGCGAAAACCTTTGGTGCCCTGGATGGGGTCGAAATCAAGTACGTCTGTGATACGGATGACACCCGTGCCGGCAAAGCAGCCCAGACCGTGGAAAAAGCCACGAAAAAGAAACCACAGGCCATCGGCGATTTCCGCAAAATCCTCGACGACAAAGACGTGGACGCTCTGATCGTCGCAGCCCCCAACCACTGGCATGCTCCCGGTACCATTCTCGGCTGTTCAGCCGGCAAACACGTCTACGTTGAAAAGCCCTGCTGCCACAACCCCAAAGAAGGGGAAATGATGGTCGAGGCTGCTCGCAAAAACAAACGAGCCGTCCAGATGGGAAGCCAGCGTCGCAGCAGTGAATCCATTCAGGAAGGGATTCAGCAGCTCAAAGAAGGCATCATCGGCGATGTCCATCTGGCCCGCGCCTACTACTGGAGTGCCCGTGGTTCCATCGGCAAAGGGAAACCGGCTGCTGTGCCTCCCGAACTGAACTACGACCTCTGGCAGGGACCAGCGCCCCGTCAGAAGTACGTGGACAACCTGATTCACTACAACTGGCACTGGTTCTGGAAATACGGTAACGGCGAACTGGGGAACAACGGCGTGCATTCGCTCGACCTCTGTCGCTGGGGTCTGGGTGCAGAAATTCCCAACCGCGTGGTTTCCAGCGGTGGTCGTTACTTCTACAACGACGATCAGCAGACTCCCGACACGCATGTCGTCGCTTTTGAATTCGATGGCGGGAAGCAGATCACCTGGCAGGGAACCAGCTGTAACCGTCACAAGAATGATTTCGTGATCTTCTTCGGCAGCAAAGGAAACCTGATCCTCGGTACCTCCGGCGGTTACACGGTTCTGGATGCCAAAGATAAAGAAGTCAAGAAAGTTGACGGCAACCAGGGCATGAGCGAACATGCTCAGAACTTTGTGGATGCCATCCGCAACAATGAGCCGCTGAACCTCAACGCTGAAATCGAAATCGGCAACAAGAGTACCCTGCTCTGCCATCTCGGTAACATCGCCCACCGCACCGGACGTACCCTGCAGTGCGATACTTCCAACGGGCACATCATTGATGATAAAGATGCCATGACCTTCTGGGGACGTGAATACGAACCCGGTTGGGAACCCAAAGTTTAG
- a CDS encoding DUF1559 domain-containing protein — MRVFQRRRAFTLIELLVVIAIIAILIALLLPAVQQAREAARRSQCKNNLKQFGLALHNYHETHGCFGQLTLASYHAGSGGAIRTWTGFSQQAMLLPFLDQANIYNQFDFSQSCEESPNTNNRNAGIGVFRCPSDPRYTNYGEGHLNYYMSAGPCMGWSVSVGSQLGFSRYSLVTRVSDILDGTSNVVAMSERIVGTNNSGNFALGDVRRDAADFPGGNSSTFPSKADLDSHGTSCAGATAFYTHRGSRWMRADECWFNTWNTPNSPNNDCSTGNGGHAGGDAPSAQAARSRHTGGVHALMADGSVHFVSENIDLQKWQQLGAIADGAAVSINE, encoded by the coding sequence ATGAGAGTCTTCCAGAGAAGACGCGCATTCACGCTGATTGAGTTGCTCGTCGTGATCGCGATTATTGCCATTTTAATTGCCTTGCTGCTTCCAGCGGTGCAGCAGGCGCGTGAGGCCGCCCGTCGGTCTCAGTGTAAGAACAACCTGAAACAGTTCGGGCTGGCTCTACACAATTACCATGAAACCCATGGCTGTTTTGGACAGCTGACCTTGGCTTCGTACCACGCAGGCAGTGGTGGGGCTATCCGAACCTGGACCGGTTTCAGCCAGCAGGCGATGCTGCTGCCCTTCCTGGATCAGGCTAACATCTACAATCAGTTCGATTTCAGCCAGTCTTGTGAAGAGTCCCCCAATACCAACAACCGCAATGCGGGAATTGGCGTTTTCCGTTGTCCTTCCGATCCACGGTACACCAACTATGGTGAAGGACACCTGAATTACTACATGTCCGCAGGACCGTGTATGGGCTGGAGTGTCAGTGTCGGCAGTCAGCTCGGTTTCTCTCGTTACTCGCTAGTAACCCGTGTATCCGATATTCTGGATGGGACTTCGAATGTTGTTGCCATGAGTGAGCGGATTGTAGGAACGAACAACAGCGGAAACTTTGCTCTCGGCGATGTTCGTCGTGATGCTGCTGATTTTCCGGGAGGAAACAGTTCCACATTTCCGAGCAAGGCCGATCTGGACTCTCATGGAACTTCCTGTGCCGGAGCTACTGCCTTCTATACACACCGTGGCTCACGGTGGATGCGGGCGGATGAATGCTGGTTTAATACCTGGAATACCCCCAACTCACCCAACAATGACTGTAGTACCGGCAACGGTGGTCATGCTGGTGGTGATGCACCTTCTGCCCAGGCAGCACGCAGTCGTCACACGGGTGGTGTGCATGCTCTGATGGCCGATGGCTCAGTACACTTTGTATCTGAGAACATCGACTTGCAGAAATGGCAGCAACTGGGCGCGATTGCCGATGGTGCCGCTGTCAGCATCAACGAGTAG
- a CDS encoding CRTAC1 family protein produces MNVQPPITPFQNGQSFPDKCLRIPVTSIQYCCLTLILLMLFTGCQSETESVKSSPNNAKEGTQVSSSEEGVAPVFQDVWPEQKLDFTYRNGREAGELAILETIGGGTAIFDYDRDGEQDLFFPGGGTFENKSTRGYPSVLLRHRGDFQYEDRTVPAGMDLAAFYSNGCAVGDYDNDGFPDLLVTGYGGSVLWKNLGDGTFEEVSVDAGVRDCFMGTSAGWGDLNGDGLLDLYLTQYADWSFENHPPCELTPGVPDVCSPHSFTGMKDRVFFSKGDGTFYDATEEAGLVPEGKGLGVLLADLDNDADLDVYVCNDTVENYLYLNDGKGKLEEVGIINGAAVDDGATPNGSMGVDIMDYNQDGLPDLWVANYEKEAFALYRNDGDAQFLHVSNDTGVTSIGTLFVGFGTACADFDLDGDEDVMVANGHVAYYSTHSPFRQKPLYLENRDGRFLQREFSGDSYLGQAHTGRGLAVSDLNQDGKLDVVISNFYDPPAILKNETESAGSWVAVRLVGIQSNRDAVGARLVLHTSAGDQVRQVKGGGSYLSANDLLVHWGVPEGVSIDSLNVYWPSGIQQTLKTVNQREVNLILEPTP; encoded by the coding sequence ATGAATGTCCAGCCGCCTATAACCCCGTTTCAAAACGGACAGTCGTTCCCCGACAAGTGCCTGAGGATACCAGTTACCAGTATTCAATACTGCTGTCTGACGCTGATTCTACTGATGCTCTTTACCGGTTGTCAGTCTGAGACGGAGTCAGTCAAGTCGAGCCCGAATAACGCCAAAGAGGGAACGCAGGTGTCGAGTTCTGAAGAAGGAGTGGCACCCGTGTTTCAGGATGTCTGGCCGGAGCAGAAGCTGGATTTTACTTATCGTAATGGACGTGAAGCGGGGGAACTGGCGATTCTGGAAACCATCGGGGGCGGTACCGCAATCTTCGACTATGATCGCGACGGTGAGCAGGATCTGTTCTTTCCCGGTGGTGGAACGTTTGAAAACAAGAGCACCAGGGGTTATCCATCCGTGCTGCTGAGACATAGGGGAGACTTTCAGTATGAAGATCGAACTGTTCCAGCGGGAATGGATCTGGCGGCGTTTTACAGCAACGGCTGTGCTGTGGGCGACTATGACAACGATGGCTTTCCCGATCTGCTGGTGACCGGCTATGGTGGTTCGGTGCTCTGGAAGAATCTGGGAGACGGAACTTTTGAAGAGGTCTCTGTCGATGCAGGCGTACGAGACTGTTTCATGGGTACGAGTGCCGGCTGGGGGGACTTGAATGGGGACGGTCTGCTGGATCTCTATCTGACGCAATACGCGGACTGGTCGTTCGAGAATCATCCCCCGTGTGAGCTGACTCCAGGCGTCCCCGATGTCTGCTCGCCTCATTCTTTCACGGGAATGAAAGACAGGGTTTTTTTCAGTAAAGGAGACGGTACCTTTTACGATGCGACAGAGGAAGCGGGGCTGGTACCCGAGGGAAAAGGACTGGGCGTGCTGCTGGCGGATCTGGATAATGATGCGGATCTGGATGTCTATGTTTGTAACGATACCGTCGAAAATTATCTGTACCTCAATGACGGGAAAGGGAAGTTGGAAGAGGTGGGCATTATCAATGGTGCCGCCGTCGATGATGGGGCCACGCCGAATGGAAGCATGGGGGTGGACATCATGGACTATAACCAGGATGGTCTGCCCGATCTGTGGGTGGCGAATTATGAGAAAGAGGCGTTTGCCCTGTATCGGAATGACGGTGATGCCCAGTTTCTGCACGTGAGCAACGATACGGGGGTGACCTCGATCGGGACCCTGTTTGTTGGTTTCGGGACCGCCTGTGCGGACTTCGATCTGGATGGGGATGAAGACGTGATGGTGGCCAACGGACATGTGGCGTACTATTCGACTCACTCACCATTTCGGCAGAAGCCACTTTACCTGGAAAATCGGGACGGACGTTTTCTGCAACGGGAGTTCTCAGGCGACTCGTATCTGGGTCAGGCACACACCGGCCGGGGCCTGGCAGTTTCCGATTTAAATCAAGACGGAAAACTCGATGTGGTGATTTCGAATTTTTATGATCCGCCGGCAATTCTCAAAAATGAGACAGAGAGTGCAGGTTCCTGGGTTGCTGTGCGTCTGGTTGGTATACAGAGCAATCGAGACGCGGTAGGAGCACGGCTGGTGCTGCATACTTCAGCCGGCGATCAGGTCAGACAGGTTAAGGGGGGAGGCAGTTATCTGTCTGCTAATGACCTGCTGGTGCACTGGGGAGTGCCTGAGGGCGTAAGTATTGACAGTTTAAATGTTTACTGGCCTTCAGGGATTCAACAGACGCTGAAAACCGTGAATCAGCGCGAGGTTAACCTCATTCTTGAGCCGACTCCCTGA
- a CDS encoding tetratricopeptide repeat protein has translation MRSQATDSTETNTKTTARKKRLLVVGLILLGIVGSAPFWGQGLWVDFCQQRAEANLLARDPERALEWIASAERYAVDNPELILLKARALRKSHDVQAAYAELQKYFELAGLTPALEQEQWLLKAQVGDNADLQMHLSDVLMAPEGDLQDICETYVNSCLLNYQFNDALKILELWEADFPADPLPHFMRGKMYEHNLTWDEAIAEYQRALDKAPGYAPAAYSLGRIHLTLKKTEEARDYFQQALENTSNPGPVKIGLARCLRLLGQNQEAKFLLKEVLSEEVEQLRKEFQAMGDHKVAASTSAQLEMAHLELADKNYEAALNWLEPAAEADPLNLRIKNTLLQVYSRMGQKEKARALGKEVKRTNEVLAEISDLLKVVEESPGDADLRFQVGKKYLNYVSEEQGVVWLNSVIRLKPTHRAAHAELAHYYEQNVSRGPSFERLARQHRAQAEALAEQEENQGVPVNHNENKAQATPVEEPEKASQP, from the coding sequence TTGATTTCTGTCAGCAGCGGGCGGAAGCAAATCTGCTTGCACGCGATCCGGAAAGGGCCCTGGAATGGATTGCCTCTGCGGAGCGGTATGCTGTGGACAACCCGGAGCTGATTCTGCTGAAAGCACGGGCGCTGCGGAAGTCGCATGATGTTCAAGCTGCTTATGCTGAGCTGCAGAAGTACTTTGAGCTGGCAGGACTCACCCCGGCACTCGAACAGGAGCAGTGGCTGCTGAAAGCACAGGTGGGAGATAATGCTGATCTGCAGATGCATCTCAGTGACGTTCTGATGGCTCCTGAGGGGGATCTGCAGGACATCTGTGAGACCTACGTCAACAGCTGTCTGTTGAATTATCAGTTCAATGATGCGCTTAAAATTCTGGAGCTCTGGGAAGCAGATTTCCCCGCTGATCCGCTGCCCCATTTTATGCGGGGGAAGATGTATGAGCATAATCTCACCTGGGATGAAGCCATTGCTGAATATCAGCGTGCTTTGGATAAGGCCCCCGGATATGCTCCTGCCGCTTACAGCCTGGGGCGGATCCACCTGACACTTAAAAAAACCGAGGAAGCCCGAGACTACTTCCAGCAGGCTTTGGAGAATACGTCAAACCCGGGGCCGGTCAAGATCGGGCTGGCACGCTGCCTGAGGCTGTTGGGACAGAATCAGGAAGCGAAATTTCTGCTGAAAGAGGTATTGTCTGAGGAGGTGGAACAGCTCCGCAAAGAGTTTCAGGCGATGGGAGACCACAAAGTCGCTGCCAGCACCTCCGCTCAGCTGGAAATGGCTCACCTGGAACTGGCTGACAAGAACTATGAAGCGGCACTCAACTGGCTCGAACCTGCAGCGGAAGCGGATCCGTTAAATCTGCGCATTAAAAATACGTTGCTTCAGGTTTACAGCCGGATGGGACAGAAAGAGAAAGCCAGGGCACTCGGGAAAGAAGTCAAGCGGACTAACGAAGTGCTGGCGGAGATCTCAGATCTGTTGAAAGTCGTGGAAGAGAGTCCGGGCGATGCGGACTTACGATTTCAGGTCGGTAAGAAATACCTGAATTATGTTTCCGAGGAGCAGGGAGTGGTCTGGCTTAATTCGGTCATCCGGTTGAAGCCCACTCATCGTGCGGCCCATGCAGAACTGGCTCACTATTATGAGCAGAATGTCTCCCGCGGTCCCAGCTTCGAACGGCTGGCCAGACAGCATCGTGCGCAGGCAGAGGCTTTGGCTGAACAGGAAGAGAATCAGGGCGTGCCTGTAAACCACAATGAAAACAAAGCGCAGGCGACGCCTGTCGAAGAGCCTGAAAAGGCAAGTCAGCCATGA